From the genome of Mugil cephalus isolate CIBA_MC_2020 chromosome 2, CIBA_Mcephalus_1.1, whole genome shotgun sequence, one region includes:
- the lyl1 gene encoding T-cell acute lymphocytic leukemia protein 1 homolog isoform X2, with the protein MMEKMNTTGPPASPHELPRPASSSSSSSSSPSSPSSVSVEQHSPLQSQSLSSPHPTNKAGHKGHTDTPTAGLIQSPITPTKVLTNHQADKSTAPEPIVMEMEEEEEEEKLGGPKSTTDPAASTSESPTLSSPPPLLPAPAKTSPCALPPTSSAAGFPSSSSSSPLPPNIPVISLGHSKPPLPLLSTPLTTLHPIPNLLHGSHGDVRRSQLPCLPVVGPVASGSSGGPGVPSAVSPGRMLAQQYLPAHPFFTGSYLGPSGGSYGVINNNRIKRRPSSHFEMEINECPPQKLARRVFTNSRERWRQQNVNGAFSELRKLIPTHPPDKKLSKNEILRLAVKYINFLVTLLNDQVQDKSRDSAEGEAEDESTSSGLDSSKLNPLFQDATPPPSHSDLPASAQPSMATTRRERDSTDSVIALANSPAMSSCYGDTDSEESFGAKASLVTHGILGKVKGQIRMVAATNDER; encoded by the exons ATGATGGAGAAGATGAACACCACTGGCCCACCTGCCTCGCCTCATGAGCTACCTCGcccagcttcctcctcctcctcctcttcctcctctccctcgtcCCCCTCCAGTGTATCTGTGGAGCAGCACAGTCCCCTCCAGAGCCAGTCTTTAAGTAGCCCACATCCAACTAACAAGGCAGGGCACAAGGGACACACGGACACCCCTACCGCTGGCTTGATTCAGTCCCCCATCACCCCAACAAAGGTGTTAACCAATCACCAAGCAGACAAGTCCACTGCACCTGAGCCCATCGTcatggagatggaggaagaagaggaggaggaaaaactaGGGGGGCCAAAGAGCACCACCGACCCCGCTGCTTCAACCAGTGAGTCTCCAACtctttcttctccacctccactccTCCCAGCGCCAGCCAAGACTTCCCCATGTGCTCTACCTCCTACAAGCTCCGCTGCAGGCTTCccttcatcctcatcatcctctccccttcctcccaATATTCCAGTCATCAGCCTCGGTCACAGTAAGCCCCCTCTCCCGCTCTTGAGCACCCCTTTGACTACCCTCCATCCAATTCCCAACCTCCTACACGGGTCCCATGGGGATGTTCGTCGAAGTCAGCTGCCCTGTTTACCTGTGGTCGGGCCTGTAGCTTCTGGGTCTTCTGGAGGTCCTGGAGTCCCCTCGGCTGTCTCTCCAGGTCGCATGTTGGCTCAGCAGTACCTGCCTGCACACCCTTTCTTCACTGG ttCCTACCTGGGCCCTTCTGGAGGAAGCTATGGGGTCATCAACAACAATCGGATCAAGAGGAGACCCTCATCACACTTTGAGATGGAGATTAATGAAT GCCCTCCTCAGAAGCTTGCCCGTCGTGTCTTTACCAACAGCCGCGAGCGCTGGCGACAGCAGAATGTGAATGGGGCTTTTTCAGAGCTGAGAAAACTCATTCCAACACACCCTCCAGACAAGAAGCTCAGCAAGAATGAAATTCTGCGCCTGGCTGTAAAGTACATAAACTTCTTGGTCACGCTGCTCAATGACCAGGTCCAGGACAAGAGCAGGGATTCTGCTGAGGGAGAAGCCGAGGATGAGAGCACTTCATCTGGGTTGGACAGCAGCAAACTGAACCCTCTTTTCCAGGACgccactcctcctccatctcattCTGACCTGCCAGCATCAGCACAGCCCTCTATGGCAACCACccgcagagagagagactcaaCTGACTCAGTCATTGCCCTGGCTAACTCCCCGGCAATGTCCAGTTGCTATGGAGACACAGACAGTGAGGAAAGCTTCGGGGCTAAGGCCTCTTTGGTGACACATGGCATTCTgggaaaggtcaaaggtcagatcAGGATGGTGGCAGCCACAAATGACGAGCGGTGA
- the lyl1 gene encoding T-cell acute lymphocytic leukemia protein 1 homolog isoform X1 → MMEKMNTTGPPASPHELPRPASSSSSSSSSPSSPSSVSVEQHSPLQSQSLSSPHPTNKAGHKGHTDTPTAGLIQSPITPTKVLTNHQADKSTAPEPIVMEMEEEEEEEKLGGPKSTTDPAASTSESPTLSSPPPLLPAPAKTSPCALPPTSSAAGFPSSSSSSPLPPNIPVISLGHSKPPLPLLSTPLTTLHPIPNLLHGSHGDVRRSQLPCLPVVGPVASGSSGGPGVPSAVSPGRMLAQQYLPAHPFFTGSYLGPSGGSYGVINNNRIKRRPSSHFEMEINESGPPQKLARRVFTNSRERWRQQNVNGAFSELRKLIPTHPPDKKLSKNEILRLAVKYINFLVTLLNDQVQDKSRDSAEGEAEDESTSSGLDSSKLNPLFQDATPPPSHSDLPASAQPSMATTRRERDSTDSVIALANSPAMSSCYGDTDSEESFGAKASLVTHGILGKVKGQIRMVAATNDER, encoded by the exons ATGATGGAGAAGATGAACACCACTGGCCCACCTGCCTCGCCTCATGAGCTACCTCGcccagcttcctcctcctcctcctcttcctcctctccctcgtcCCCCTCCAGTGTATCTGTGGAGCAGCACAGTCCCCTCCAGAGCCAGTCTTTAAGTAGCCCACATCCAACTAACAAGGCAGGGCACAAGGGACACACGGACACCCCTACCGCTGGCTTGATTCAGTCCCCCATCACCCCAACAAAGGTGTTAACCAATCACCAAGCAGACAAGTCCACTGCACCTGAGCCCATCGTcatggagatggaggaagaagaggaggaggaaaaactaGGGGGGCCAAAGAGCACCACCGACCCCGCTGCTTCAACCAGTGAGTCTCCAACtctttcttctccacctccactccTCCCAGCGCCAGCCAAGACTTCCCCATGTGCTCTACCTCCTACAAGCTCCGCTGCAGGCTTCccttcatcctcatcatcctctccccttcctcccaATATTCCAGTCATCAGCCTCGGTCACAGTAAGCCCCCTCTCCCGCTCTTGAGCACCCCTTTGACTACCCTCCATCCAATTCCCAACCTCCTACACGGGTCCCATGGGGATGTTCGTCGAAGTCAGCTGCCCTGTTTACCTGTGGTCGGGCCTGTAGCTTCTGGGTCTTCTGGAGGTCCTGGAGTCCCCTCGGCTGTCTCTCCAGGTCGCATGTTGGCTCAGCAGTACCTGCCTGCACACCCTTTCTTCACTGG ttCCTACCTGGGCCCTTCTGGAGGAAGCTATGGGGTCATCAACAACAATCGGATCAAGAGGAGACCCTCATCACACTTTGAGATGGAGATTAATGAAT CAGGCCCTCCTCAGAAGCTTGCCCGTCGTGTCTTTACCAACAGCCGCGAGCGCTGGCGACAGCAGAATGTGAATGGGGCTTTTTCAGAGCTGAGAAAACTCATTCCAACACACCCTCCAGACAAGAAGCTCAGCAAGAATGAAATTCTGCGCCTGGCTGTAAAGTACATAAACTTCTTGGTCACGCTGCTCAATGACCAGGTCCAGGACAAGAGCAGGGATTCTGCTGAGGGAGAAGCCGAGGATGAGAGCACTTCATCTGGGTTGGACAGCAGCAAACTGAACCCTCTTTTCCAGGACgccactcctcctccatctcattCTGACCTGCCAGCATCAGCACAGCCCTCTATGGCAACCACccgcagagagagagactcaaCTGACTCAGTCATTGCCCTGGCTAACTCCCCGGCAATGTCCAGTTGCTATGGAGACACAGACAGTGAGGAAAGCTTCGGGGCTAAGGCCTCTTTGGTGACACATGGCATTCTgggaaaggtcaaaggtcagatcAGGATGGTGGCAGCCACAAATGACGAGCGGTGA